The sequence below is a genomic window from Campylobacter ornithocola.
CATCCAAAAAGGCACAAAAATTTCAAATGGAAAAAAATTCACTTTTTTGGAATATCTCAAAGCTTCACCAAAGCCAGTTTGAGTTATGGTTGAAATTTTACAATCTGGAAAAAGTTTTATCAAAGAAGCAATACTTTTAATTTCACCAAAAGAACAAGCATGAAAATATATATCACCTTGTTTTTGCTTTAAATTTTTATAAAGAAAAAATCTTGATTTTAAAGATTTTTTATATTTTTCCTTACAAAAGCTTAAAACCAACAAAAAAGGCGCTGTGATTATATATATCATCACAGCAAAAATATAATAAAAAAAAATCAATTTTGATTTTCTTCTCTTTCTTTATATAAAATTCTTCCACAATGTGGACAAGTTATGATTTCATCGCCTTTTAAAACCGCTAAATAAGTTTTATCATAAATTCTCATAAAACAGCCATAACAAGCATGTTTTTTAACAGGAACCACAGCACTATTTCCCGCCCATTTTCTAATTTTTTCATAAAAAGTTAAAACTTTTTGATTTGTTTCACTCATTAGCTTTACTTTTTTATCATAAATTTGCAATCTATCTTTTTCAATATCCACCAATACAGCTTTGGTTTGTGCGTCAATTTGATCCACTTCATTTTCAAGTTCAGTTCTTTTAGCTTGCAATTCTTGTATAAATTTTTCTTTATTTTCTAAAATTTTATCTAATCTTTCTATTTCTTCATTTGCTGCATCAAGTTGTTCTTTAGCTATGTCCTCTTCAATTTTTAAAGCATTTGCTTCTTTTTCAGTTTTTACTGCAGCACTTTTTTTAGCTATTTCTTTGATTTTCACACCAAATTCTGCAATATGGTTACTGTTTTGAATTTTTTGATTTTCTATATCTTTGATATCTTTCTCAAAGCCTGCAATTTCCTCTTCAGTTTTATCAAGCAAATTACGCTTTTCTTTTAAATCTTTTGTAGCATCTTCTACTTTATTTGTGAAACCATCAAGTTCTTTATCAATTTGTGATAAAGTTATAAGTTGTTCTAGGTATTTATTCATTGAAATTTTCCTTAAAAATATTGAAATGGATTTTTTGAAACTGATATTATAACTTCTAAATGAAATTTTTGCAAATCTTTTGCTAAAATTTCACTAAAACAAGATTCGCTTTCATAGTGTCCCATATCAATCAAACTAAGTTTGTTGTGATAGCCTTCCAAGGCTTGATGATATTTAAAATCTCCACTTAAAAAACAATCTGCTTTAACACTAGAGATCAAATCTCCTCCGCTACCTGTACAAATTGCTAAAGTTTTTATCTTTTCCTGATGAGCATTAACAACCCTAATATAATCAAGTTTTAGGCATTTTTTAACATGATTGACTAATATATCTAATTGAAAATCCACATCACAATAAATTAAAAACTCATTTTGCTCTTTAATTTTAAAACCCAAAATTTCACTAGTAAAATAAGCATTTAAATGGCTTAAGTCAAAATTTGTATGCATAGCAATTAAAGCTATATTTTTTTGTATCATTTTAGTAAGAAGGTTTTGTGGATAAAATACACCACTTAATTTTTTTAAACCTTTAAAAATCAAAGGATGATGAACTATAAATAGCGAATTTTCACTTGCATTTTCGATTAAATGCATATCTACATCAAGAGCAAGATAAATTTTATTCACTTCTTGATCAAAAGATCCAAGCAATAAGCCACTATTATCCCATGAACTTTGCGTGCTAAATGGACTAATAGTATCTAAATAATCATAAATTTCTTTAATTATCATCTAAACTTTCTTTATAAACCAAGGCGCAGTTTTTAGATAATTCTCTAATTTTAAGCATAAAATCTTGTCTTTGGGTTACCGAAATAGCTCCTCTTGCATCAAGTAAGTTAAAAGTATGTGCTGCTAACATACAATAATCATAAGCAGGCAAAGCAAGTTTTGCTTCTAGGGCATTTTTACATTCATTGTAAGCATTTTCAAATTGTATATTTAAAGTTTTCACATCACTTACTTCAAAATTATATTTACTAAACTCAAACTCACCTTGTTTGTGAACATCTTTATAGGTAATTTTTTTACCATTAAATTCATTCCAAACAATATCATATACATTATCTACATCTTGCAAATACATTGCAAGTCTTTCTAAGCCATAGGTGATTTCAGCACTCACTAAATCTACGCTTATACCACCAACTTGCTGAAAGTAGGTAAATTGTGTTACCTCCATACCATCAAGCCAAACTTCCCAACCCAAACCCCAAGCACCTAAACTTGGGCTTTCCCAATTATCTTCAACAAAACGAATATCATGCGATTTTAAATCAAACCCTAAATTTTCTAAACTTTTTAAATATAATTCTTGGATATTATCAGGACTTGGTTTGATTAAAACTTGAAATTGATAATAAGCTCCCAATCTATTAGGGTTTTCGCCATATCTTCCGTCGGTTGGTCTTCTACTTGGTGCTACATAAGCGGTTGCCCATGGCTTTTTACCTAAACTTCTTAAAAAGGTTGCTGGATGAAAAGTCCCTGCACCTGCTGGAAAATCATAAGGTTGCATAATAGCGCAACCTTGTTTTTGCCAAAACTCTTGTAAATTTAATATCATTTGAGAAAAGGTCATTTTTCTTCCTTTATTTCTTCTGGCTTTTCAGGTGAATTTGCATACAATTCTACTGTTTTATTCCACATCATTTTATATTTTCTTTTTAGAAATTCTACTTCATTACGAGCATATTTAAGCTGTTCATTAAGATTTTCTATTGTCTTTCTATCCTCATCATAAAGTTCCTGCATAGAATAAAGAGCATCTTTTAAAAATTTATTTTCACCCTTTAAAGCCTCTAAAGTTTCATCCTTAGCATCAAGCACTTTTTCATGTAAATTTAAAATAGTTCCTATTGTTTTTTCTACAAAACTCTCTCCTGCTAATGTCATAGAATTTACCATAGCAGGTTGTTTTGAACTCATAGGCACTACGCTAAAAGTACCTTGATTAGCCTCTATATAAATTTTATTCTCTTCTTCTTTGAAATTTAAAGCGCCATTTGCCATCATTCCTTTTACAACATCTTCAGATAAATGTACTAATTGACAAAATTCTTTTAATTCCAAGTAAGTTTGCATATATGCTCCTTAAAGAAAAACTTCTATCATACTAGAATCTTGAATAAGTTTTTCTTGTTGTTTTTTTCTATCTTCTAGTAATTTTTGCGTTAAAACTTCATCTTCTATAGCCAAAATTTGTACAGCTAAATAAGCCGCATTAATAGCCCCTGCTTTACCTATAGCTACTGTTGCTACAGGAATTCCACTTGGCATTTGAACAGTAGAAAACAAAGAGTCCATACTAGCTAAATTACTCCCTGGCATAGGTATACCTAAAACAGGTTTAGTAGTATGTGCAGCAACAACTCCTGCTAGATGTGCTGCCATACCAGCTGCTGCTATAAACACTTTAGCGCCTTTATCTTCGGCATTTTTAATATATTCTTGAGTTCTTTGAGGACTTCTATGTGCCGAAGTAATTAATACTTCATATTTAACATCAAATTTTTCAAAAATCTTTAAAGCTTCTTTTACTACATCATAATCACTCTTACTTCCCATCAACACAGAAACAAATTTCATTCAACACTCCTTCTTAAAAAACTAAATTCTGGAAGTTTAAATGGCAAAGTAATTTCATTTTCATTACCACTGTGTATTTCACTAAATTCTTTATTATTTTTAGCTAATAATTGTTTAAATACCATAAATTTCTTACCATCGTTTTCATAAATCAAACCTAGTTTATTTTCCCCTAATTCTATATCAGTATCCATTGGAGCCAAAATTTCATATTCTTTATTTAATTCTATTTTACCTTTACATTTAAAATACTCACCATCTTCACTCATTGCATGCACTTGATGAGTTCCTTCTTCTATGCTTGTCTTATGATTAATAGAATCTGTTTTTTCATAAGCTCTTGAAACTAAATATCCATCTGTAAAACCTCTGTGTTTTAAAGTGTAAATTTCTTTTTCATATTTAGCCGCATCAAAAGTATTTTGCAACACATCTTCCACTGCCATTTTATAAGTTCTTGCAGTCAAAGCTACATAGTACTCACTTTTTGTTCTTCCTTCTATTTTGAAAGCATGTATACAATTTTCTTGCATAATTTTTTGAATATATGAACTTAAATTTAAATCTTTAGAATTAAACACATGTGTGCCATTTTCATCTTCTTCTAATCTAAAAAGCGTATTTGTTTCTGGATTTTTTGCATAAAGCTCATAATTAAATCTACAATCATTCGCACATGATCCACGATTACTCATGCGTCCACTTTGCACTGAAGAAATTAAGCATCTACCAGAATATGCAAAACACATAGAACCATGTACAAAACTTTCAAGTTCTATATCACAATTATTTTTTAAATCTTTTGCATCTTTTAAACCAAGCTCTCTTGCTACAACAACACGTTTTGCACCCATATCTTTATAAACTTGCGCATCTAAATAATTTAAAATATTAGCCTGAGTAGATACATGAAGATTAATTTCAGGTGCAAGTTCTCTAACTAAGCGCATAGCACCCACAGAAGCTACTATAAAAGCATCAGGTTTCATTTCTTTTAATTTTAAAATATGTCTTTTTAAACCTTCAATTTGTGAACTAAAATGAAAACCATTGATAGTTACATAAATTTTTTTTTCTCTTGCATGAGTATAGTCAATAGCTTCTTTAAAAGTTTCATAATTAAAATCTCTAGCAGTTCTTGCTCTTAGTGAAAAATTACTCACTCCTGCATAAATAGCATCAGCTCCATATGCTAATGCTATTTTTAATTTTACAAAATTACCCGCAGGAGCTACTATTTCAGGAATAATCATTTTTTTCCTAAACTAGCAATTAAAGCCTCGATATCATCATTACTTACAACATCAGTAGTAGAATCTCCTTGAATATGAACAGCCGATCCAACACGCTTTTCATCATCAATTTTACCTTCAAATAAACTACTCATATATCTACTTAAAGCTCTCATAACATTAATAACACGCTCAATTTTTTGACGATGAATATCTTGATATTGCATAGCATCCATTGCCATCATAACCTCATCTTGTCCTGTTTGCAAACAACCTGTAATTTCATCTATGATATTTTTAGCATTATTATTTGTTTCAATAGCTTCTTTAAAACTTACCACATTAGGAAATCTTGTATTCAGTTTTTCAAAAATTTCTATATTTTTATTTAAAGCATCACTAATTACACAAAGCTCATTTTCCGAATTTGCAAAAAAATCATTAATAGCTTCTAACTTTTCCATCATTTCGGTAGCTTTAATTTCACTATCTCTTGTAACATCATCAAGTTGGTGTACAACTTTATGCTCTTTACTAGGTGGTGGTGGTGGCCAAGCCATATCTGCTCTTGCTTTATAATCACCGTTAATCATATCATTTACGATTTGCTGATTTTTTTCCTCGTCTTCATAATCTGTTTCAGATTTCATTTCTGTATTTTCCTCTACAGAATCAAGATCTAGGTCTTCAGTGCTATTCATTAAAGCATCTAATTCTTCTTGAGTCATTGTCACACCTTTTTTAAAAATAAAAACTAATTCTAAATTATATTATAAAAAAATATAAACCAATATTAATTTTATAAATTAATTCTTTAAAATAATACACGAAATAACTTTTTTACATTTGATAATAAAAAAAATATTAATTTAAACTTAATTTAAAAAAAATATACTACAATCTTAAAAAAATAAATCAAACCTATTAAAAGGAGAAGAAATGGGTAAATTTGTAAATAATATTGATGAGTTTTTCAGCTATTGCCAAGAGCATGAAGTGATATTTGTTGATTTTAGATTTACTGATATGATAGGCACTTGGCATCATATTACTTACAATATAAAAGCAATTGATGATAAAACATTTGAAAATGGAATTCCTTTTGATGCAAGCTCTTTACACGGTTGGCAACCTATAGAAAAATCAGATATGATTTTAAAACCTGATGTTGAAAGTGCATTTTTAGATCCTTTTACAGCTGATCCCACTATTATAGTAATTTGCGATGTATACGATATTTACAAAGAGCAAATGTACGAAAAATGTCCAAGAAGTATTGCAAAAAAAGCTATGCAATACTTAGGTACAAGCAATATCGCTGACACAGCTTATTTTGGACCTGAAAATGAGTTTTTTATTTTTGATAATGTAAAAATAGTTGATTCTTCTCATTGTGCAAAGTATGAAGTTGATACCGAAGAAGGTGAATGGAATGATAATAAAGATTTTGCAGATAGCTATAATAGCGGACATCGTCCAAGAAATAAAGGTGGATATTTTCCGGTAAGCCCTATTGATTCTAGTGTGGACATTAGAGCTGAAATGGTGCAAGTCCTAGAAAGAGTTGGTTTAAAAACTTTTGTGCATCATCATGAAGTAGCACAAGGTCAAGCTGAAATTGGTGTAGAATTTGGAAATTTAGTGGAAGCTGCTGATAATGTGCAAATTTATAAATATGTAGTAAAAATGGTAGCACACTTAAATGGAAAAACAGCAACCTTTATGCCAAAACCACTCTATGGAGACAATGGAAGCGGTATGCATGTACATATGAGTCTTTGGAAAGATGGGGTTAATTTATTTTATAATAAAGAAGGCTATGGAAAGCTAAGTGAATGTGCGATTAATTATATCGGTGGAATTTTGGCTAATGCAAGAAGCGTTGCAGCATTTACTAATCCTAGTTCAAATTCTTATAAAAGAATAGTTCCAGGGTTTGAAGCTCCTTGTATATTAACTTATTCTTGTCAAAATCGTTCTGCAAGTTGTCGCGTACCTTATGGTATTAATGAAAAAAGTGCAAGAGTTGAAATAAGATTCCCTGATAGCACTTCTAATCCATATTTAGCTTTTGCAAGCTTGCTAATGGCAGGACTTGATGGTATAAAAAACAAAACCATACCAGTTGGCCCTATGGATGAAAATTTATTTGCTTTGACTTTAGATGAGATTAGAGAAAAAGGCATAGAACAATTGCCTCATACTTTAAGGGGATCCTTAGAAGCACTTATTAGAAAAAATGCTTTTTTAAAGCCTGTTATGAGTGATGTGTTTATTGATGATTATCAACATATGAAATTTGAAACTCAAGTATGGCCTGTAGAAGCTAGACCAACTGCATATGAGTTTAAAACTTGTTATTCTTGCTAATTTTTGATGCCACAAAGGCATCAAAAATTAAAATACTATTGTTTTGTTTTTATGTATAAAAATTCTATCATCAAACACTAAATCCAAAGCTTTAGAAAAAACATTTTTTTCAACATTACGTCCAGCTTGTTGCATAGCTTGCCAAGAATACTCATGAGTAACTGGTATAACATCTTGAGTAA
It includes:
- a CDS encoding zinc ribbon domain-containing protein — its product is MNKYLEQLITLSQIDKELDGFTNKVEDATKDLKEKRNLLDKTEEEIAGFEKDIKDIENQKIQNSNHIAEFGVKIKEIAKKSAAVKTEKEANALKIEEDIAKEQLDAANEEIERLDKILENKEKFIQELQAKRTELENEVDQIDAQTKAVLVDIEKDRLQIYDKKVKLMSETNQKVLTFYEKIRKWAGNSAVVPVKKHACYGCFMRIYDKTYLAVLKGDEIITCPHCGRILYKEREENQN
- a CDS encoding Nif3-like dinuclear metal center hexameric protein codes for the protein MIIKEIYDYLDTISPFSTQSSWDNSGLLLGSFDQEVNKIYLALDVDMHLIENASENSLFIVHHPLIFKGLKKLSGVFYPQNLLTKMIQKNIALIAMHTNFDLSHLNAYFTSEILGFKIKEQNEFLIYCDVDFQLDILVNHVKKCLKLDYIRVVNAHQEKIKTLAICTGSGGDLISSVKADCFLSGDFKYHQALEGYHNKLSLIDMGHYESESCFSEILAKDLQKFHLEVIISVSKNPFQYF
- the glyQ gene encoding glycine--tRNA ligase subunit alpha, which gives rise to MTFSQMILNLQEFWQKQGCAIMQPYDFPAGAGTFHPATFLRSLGKKPWATAYVAPSRRPTDGRYGENPNRLGAYYQFQVLIKPSPDNIQELYLKSLENLGFDLKSHDIRFVEDNWESPSLGAWGLGWEVWLDGMEVTQFTYFQQVGGISVDLVSAEITYGLERLAMYLQDVDNVYDIVWNEFNGKKITYKDVHKQGEFEFSKYNFEVSDVKTLNIQFENAYNECKNALEAKLALPAYDYCMLAAHTFNLLDARGAISVTQRQDFMLKIRELSKNCALVYKESLDDN
- a CDS encoding DUF3972 domain-containing protein — encoded protein: MQTYLELKEFCQLVHLSEDVVKGMMANGALNFKEEENKIYIEANQGTFSVVPMSSKQPAMVNSMTLAGESFVEKTIGTILNLHEKVLDAKDETLEALKGENKFLKDALYSMQELYDEDRKTIENLNEQLKYARNEVEFLKRKYKMMWNKTVELYANSPEKPEEIKEEK
- the purE gene encoding 5-(carboxyamino)imidazole ribonucleotide mutase; this encodes MKFVSVLMGSKSDYDVVKEALKIFEKFDVKYEVLITSAHRSPQRTQEYIKNAEDKGAKVFIAAAGMAAHLAGVVAAHTTKPVLGIPMPGSNLASMDSLFSTVQMPSGIPVATVAIGKAGAINAAYLAVQILAIEDEVLTQKLLEDRKKQQEKLIQDSSMIEVFL
- a CDS encoding peptidase U32 family protein produces the protein MIIPEIVAPAGNFVKLKIALAYGADAIYAGVSNFSLRARTARDFNYETFKEAIDYTHAREKKIYVTINGFHFSSQIEGLKRHILKLKEMKPDAFIVASVGAMRLVRELAPEINLHVSTQANILNYLDAQVYKDMGAKRVVVARELGLKDAKDLKNNCDIELESFVHGSMCFAYSGRCLISSVQSGRMSNRGSCANDCRFNYELYAKNPETNTLFRLEEDENGTHVFNSKDLNLSSYIQKIMQENCIHAFKIEGRTKSEYYVALTARTYKMAVEDVLQNTFDAAKYEKEIYTLKHRGFTDGYLVSRAYEKTDSINHKTSIEEGTHQVHAMSEDGEYFKCKGKIELNKEYEILAPMDTDIELGENKLGLIYENDGKKFMVFKQLLAKNNKEFSEIHSGNENEITLPFKLPEFSFLRRSVE
- a CDS encoding chemotaxis protein, giving the protein MTQEELDALMNSTEDLDLDSVEENTEMKSETDYEDEEKNQQIVNDMINGDYKARADMAWPPPPPSKEHKVVHQLDDVTRDSEIKATEMMEKLEAINDFFANSENELCVISDALNKNIEIFEKLNTRFPNVVSFKEAIETNNNAKNIIDEITGCLQTGQDEVMMAMDAMQYQDIHRQKIERVINVMRALSRYMSSLFEGKIDDEKRVGSAVHIQGDSTTDVVSNDDIEALIASLGKK
- the glnA gene encoding type I glutamate--ammonia ligase; this translates as MGKFVNNIDEFFSYCQEHEVIFVDFRFTDMIGTWHHITYNIKAIDDKTFENGIPFDASSLHGWQPIEKSDMILKPDVESAFLDPFTADPTIIVICDVYDIYKEQMYEKCPRSIAKKAMQYLGTSNIADTAYFGPENEFFIFDNVKIVDSSHCAKYEVDTEEGEWNDNKDFADSYNSGHRPRNKGGYFPVSPIDSSVDIRAEMVQVLERVGLKTFVHHHEVAQGQAEIGVEFGNLVEAADNVQIYKYVVKMVAHLNGKTATFMPKPLYGDNGSGMHVHMSLWKDGVNLFYNKEGYGKLSECAINYIGGILANARSVAAFTNPSSNSYKRIVPGFEAPCILTYSCQNRSASCRVPYGINEKSARVEIRFPDSTSNPYLAFASLLMAGLDGIKNKTIPVGPMDENLFALTLDEIREKGIEQLPHTLRGSLEALIRKNAFLKPVMSDVFIDDYQHMKFETQVWPVEARPTAYEFKTCYSC